Proteins co-encoded in one Salvia splendens isolate huo1 chromosome 4, SspV2, whole genome shotgun sequence genomic window:
- the LOC121801341 gene encoding histidinol-phosphate aminotransferase, chloroplastic-like — translation MGVLELLCKTSSLCVDRPIPSPDCGSFLKRSRITFMTPPASSSSSAVSVTEDSPKEGGGKLTGDSFIRPHLRKLSPYQPILPFEVLSTRLGRKPEEIIKLDANENPYGPPPEVFEALGSLRFPYIYPDPESRRLRAALAKDSGLEADYILAGCGADELIDLIMRCVLEPGDKILDCPPTFTMYEFDAAVNGALVVKVPRKPDFSLDVHRTFEVVEQEKPKCIFLTSPNNPDGSIIDDETLVKILSLPILVVLDEAYIEFAGLKSKMTWVKKYENLIVLRTFSKRAGLAGLRIGYGAFPLSIIEYLWRAKQPYNVSVAAEIAACAALENPTYLENVKIALVEERERLFKLLKEVPFLNPYPSYSNFILCEVTTGRDAKKLKEDLAKMGIMIRHYSNKELAGYVRVSVGKPEHTDALMEGMKRLY, via the exons ATGGGCGTGCTCGAGTTGCTCTGCAAGACTTCATCTCTTTGTGTAGACAGACCGATTCCCAGCCCCGATTGTGGTTCATTTCTCAAGCGGAGTAGAATTACATTTATGACCCCGccggcctcctcctcctcctccgccgttTCGGTAACTGAGGACAGCCCAAAGGAAGGAGGCGGCAAGCTGACTGGGGATTCATTTATACGGCCGCATCTCCGTAAATTGTCCCCATACCAACCTATTCTCCCCTTCGAG GTGTTGTCTACTCGTCTCGGTAGAAAACCTGAGGAAATTATCAAATTAGATGCGAATGAAAATCCATATGGTCCGCCTCCAGAG GTTTTTGAGGCTTTGGGCTCTTTGAGATTCCCTTATATTTATCCCGATCCTGAAAGCCGGAGATTACGAGCTGCTTTGGCGAAAGATTCTGGTCTTGAAGCTGACTATATTCTCGCTGGCTGTGGTGCAGACGAACTTATTGATTTGATAATGCG ATGTGTTTTAGAACCGGGTGACAAAATTTTGGACTGTCCACCAACTTTCACTATGTATGAGTTTGACGCAGCTGTTAATGGTGCACTTGTAGTCAAGG TTCCTAGGAAGCCCGACTTCAGCCTGGATGTGCATAGAACATTTGAAGTTGTTGAGCAGGAGAAACCAAAGTGTATATTCCTCACCTCGCCTAACAATCCTGATGGAAG CATTATTGACGATGAAACTCTTGTGAAAATACTTAGTCTGCCAATATTAGTTGTGCTGGATGAGGCATATATTGAATTTGCGGGACTTAAATCTAAGATGACATGGGTTAAGAAGTATGAGAATCTAATTGTCCTCCGGACATTTAGCAAAAGAGCTG GTCTAGCCGGCCTTCGAATTGGATATGGAGCATTTCCATTGAGCATTATTGAATACCTTTGGAGGGCCAAGCAGCCATATAACGTGTCAGTAGCAGCTGAAATTGCAGCATGTGCTGCATTAGAGAATCCTACCTATCTAGAG AATGTGAAAATAGCTTTGGTGGAAGAGCGTGAGAGGCTTTTCAAGCTTTTGAAAGAAGTGCCATTTCTAAATCCATATCCAAGCTACTCCAATTTCATTCTTTGTGAGGTGACAACTGGAAGAGATGCTAAGAAACTGAAG GAAGACCTCGCAAAAATGGGTATCATGATTCGTCACTACAGTAACAAAGAATTAGCCGGTTATGTCCGTGTATCCGTAGGCAAGCCAGAGCATACTGATGCTCTAATGGAGGGTATGAAGCGCCTTTATTAA
- the LOC121801386 gene encoding TORTIFOLIA1-like protein 4 gives MAITKQSSGDVKSRVNTCIDKLSDRDTLAMASNELESIARTLPNNAFAPFLNCLSATDSSEKSPVRRQCVRLISILSAAHGDALSPHVSKMISAVLRRLRDPDSSVRAACVDAVASISAHVLFAAILKPLAEALFHEQDSKAQIGAALCLAAAVEAAPDPDEAEMRRLLSRVLKLARSDGCKAKPALLALVGCIVSTDCIKSKSLFNSTVSTAVDFLSSDDWAARKEAAEVLEKAAMADGNLSVQFKTSCLAALENRRFDKVKLVREKMNRALEIWKDLPVQSASPNVQSDTSSAGYYSPSSETPQQRKMYPLRSPASSCSSSTSSSRRSTLGNEEANPHIPTASNKFNVKKNTRARVVPCDSSDKINDDFESENEFEDMSLIRRQLQQIENQQSNLFNLLQRYIGSSQKGMSSLESRVDGLEKVLGVMSEDYALPTRRISTTREELGNTCCMIPGREFLSPKFWRRGESVNLKLESSFSSSHGNGIMHRDAKIITRLDSPRK, from the exons ATGGCGATCACAAAGCAATCCTCCGGTGACGTCAAATCACGCGTCAACACCTGCATCGACAAGCTCTCTGACCGAGACACCCTCGCCATGGCCTCCAACGAGCTCGAATCCATCGCCCGCACCCTCCCAAACAACGCCTTCGCCCCCTTCCTAAATTGCCTCTCCGCCACCGACTCCTCCGAGAAGTCCCCCGTCCGCCGCCAGTGCGTCCGCCTCATCAGCATCCTCTCCGCCGCCCACGGCGACGCCCTCTCCCCGCACGTCTCCAAGATGATCTCCGCCGTCCTCCGCCGCCTCCGCGACCCCGACTCATCCGTCCGCGCCGCCTGCGTCGACGCCGTCGCTTCCATCTCCGCGCACGTGCTGTTCGCCGCGATCCTGAAGCCTCTGGCTGAAGCTCTCTTCCACGAGCAGGACTCGAAGGCGCAGATCGGGGCCGCTCTCTGCCTCGCCGCGGCGGTGGAGGCGGCGCCGGATCCCGACGAGGCGGAGATGAGGAGGCTGCTGTCTAGGGTTTTGAAATTAGCCAGGAGCGATGGCTGCAAGGCGAAGCCGGCTCTGCTCGCATTGGTAGGTTGCATCGTTAGCACCGATTGCATTAAGAGTAAGAGTTTGTTCAATTCTACCGTTTCCACGGCGGTTGACTTCCTGAGCAGCGACGATTGGGCTGCGAGAAAGGAAGCAGCGGAGGTTTTGGAGAAGGCGGCAATGGCTGACGGCAATTTGTCGGTGCAATTTAAGACTTCCTGCTTAGCTGCTTTAGAGAACAGGAGATTCGACAAG GTAAAGCTTGTTAGGGAAAAGATGAACAGAGCATTGGAGATATGGAAAGATCTTCCCGTGCAATCCGCCTCGCCAAATG TTCAATCAGATACTAGCAGTGCTGGTTACTACTCCCCTAGCTCAGAAACTCCTCAACAGAGAAAAATGTATCCACTGAGGTCGCCTGCATCTAGTTGCTCGTCGTCAACCAGCAGCAGCCGGAGGAGCACTCTGGGAAACGAGGAAGCCAACCCTCACATTCCCACTGCCAGTAACAAGTTCAATGTAAAGAAGAACACCCGTGCTCGGGTGGTTCCCTGCGACAGTTCAGACAAGATCAACGATGACTTTGAGAGCGAGAACGAGTTCGAGGACATGTCTCTGATCCGCAGGCAGCTGCAGCAGATAGAAAACCAGCAATCGAATTTGTTCAACCTCCTTCAG AGGTATATTGGGAGCTCTCAGAAGGGCATGAGTTCGTTGGAGAGTCGAGTGGACGGGTTGGAGAAGGTGCTGGGCGTGATGTCGGAGGATTATGCTCTCCCAACACGAAGGATCTCAACGACAAGGGAGGAGTTGGGGAACACTTGCTGTATGATCCCAGGAAGGGAGTTTCTTAGTCCCAAGTTTTGGAGGAGAGGAGAGTCTGTTAATTTGAAGTTGGAATCCTCTTTCAGCAGCAGTCATGGAAATGGAATTATGCACAGGGATGCTAAGATTATTACGAGGCTTGATAGTCCAAGAAAGTAA